The stretch of DNA TTCATGTTAATGTGTCCTTAAGCTTCTTTATAAAATATACGCGCGGGCCAATATTTTTCTGTCAACTTATTTCCACTGTCCTGTGCTTCCATTTTCTCCTCCTTGGCTGTGACCCAGTGCAGGAAACCATCTTGTGACACAGTTGAGAGAGAGTTACATGGCTAACTAAAGTGCCCTGAGCCAGAAGAGCTCCAACAGAGCCCGCCTAGATAAGGGAGTGGAGCAAGGGGGGAAGAAGTTAAAAGGCCTGGTGTGGCTGAAGAAAACAGCTTGAACACTGAGCCAGACATCAATTTATGTGCAAAGAGAGAACATTGATGACAATTAGGCATGGACAATGCTTCACTAAGTGTTCCACTTACAAGCTGGAAGCTGTTGGCTGAGTGTCCTCGCTGCTCAGTTTAAGCAGTGTCTCCATTCTTTGTTCTTTTAATAGCTTTATCAGATTGGATtcactttttttaatcactCAAGCTCCTTAGGTAGTTACTCTGTTTTCATCTTAAATGACTGTGTCTTTAAGTGGGATTCaggtgacactgtcagccgtTTGTACAGGACTCACCCTTAATTCCCAGACTTCTTAACCTGATCATAATTTAGTAATAGAAAAAAGTAGCAGAATTAATTAAGATAAAACATCTTATTCCCAGAACAAATTTAGTTCCTTCTTACAAAAGGAATCTGAGTTTTTACTGTATAATTATGGTTGAAACATGGAGATGAACCCAAGACGCTGCCTGCATAGCGTGGAAAGTGTAATGTTTGTTTAAATGGAAGTAGTGCAGCATGACAACTTGGAGTAACATAAGGCATGTTTCTGTCATGCTGGATTTAAGATGCCTCATGAAAAGAGTGCTGTGTTTCTTCTCAGGGGCTTCGGTACCATCATTATGAGCTGGGGAAAAACTCGGACCCCAGCAAAGAGCAGAACGAGCAGTTCAAGAATGCTCTGACGGTCCATCCAGTGTCTGACCCTGAGCAGATGTACCGTTTGCACAGATTCTTCTCTGAGATTGAACTCCAGAAGACTTACGATGAGATCGCTAAGCTGCAGGTAAGCTGATTTTCAAGTGTCTCCCACAGTTgagtcaaaaataaaaaccttaGAAACCTGAATGACAAGTCTCTAGTCGCTTACCTCTATTGTACCACAGTTTCAGCGCAGTATTTGTTGTGTAAGTCATGGCAGCTGTCTGGATCAGAATGCTTCTTGTGTTTCCACAGGCAGAAATAAAGAACGTGAGCGTGGTTGCCTTTGAGGGCAACCGAAGCGCCCAGTGGCCTGTGGGGATCAATCCACCTTTTGAACCCAAATCTCGTTTTGAAGTTCTGAAGTGGGAATACTTTACAGAGGAGGAGATTTATTCATGCATCGATGGTTCTCCGAAGTGTGAACTACGCGGCATTGATCGCATGGATGTGGCTGATGTAATTGACGTAGCCATGGGAGAGCTGAACAAGAAGTACAAGCCTGTCCTACAcctgaagaagcagcagctgatTAATGGCTACAGGCGCTTCGACCCCACCAGGGGCATGGAGTACACTTTagaccttcagctggaggttgtTAACCAGAAAGGTCACAGCCGTTCCATTACCAAACGGGTTCACCTGGTGCGACCTTTGAGTCGGATTGAGATTATTCCCATGCCCTATGTCACTGAGGCCACAAGGGTTCACATCATTATACCGCTTACTCTGCAGGACCGGAGCTACGTCAACCATTTCCTGGAAGTCTTTGCCTCAAACGCTTTTGAGACCAGTGAAAATGCTATCCTAACGTTCTTGTTTATTTATGACCCAGTGGAGGCTCAGCAAGTTAACCAGAATGATATATTCGCCAGCGTAAAGACTCAGATAAATGCTTATGAACGCAAATACCCCACAGTGAAAATCCCATGGATAAGTGTCAAGACGGAAACACCTTCACAGATCAAATTCATGGACATCATCTCGAAGAAGCACCCGGTCGACACGCTGTTTTTCCTGGCCAACGCCAACACAAACATGAATTCGGAATTCCTGAACCGATGCCGCATGAACTCCATAAATAACTGGCAGGTGTTCTTTCCCGTCCATTTCCAGGACTTCAAGCCTGATGTGGCATATCACAACCAAGAGCACCCAGTCACAGTTGATCTGGTCAGGGACGCGGGACATTTCGACCGTCGGGCATTTGAAGAAGCGTGTTTTTACAACTCTGACTACATGGCTACACGCACACGAATGGTGACAGACGTCCAAGAGAATGAGGAGATCCTAGAGACCCTCGACATCTACGACATGTTTGTAAAGTATTCGGGTCTGCACGTGTTCAGGGCAGTGGAGCCAGCGTTGCACCAGAAGTACAGCTACCAAGCCTGCAACCCTCGGCTTAGTGAGGACATATATCATAGATGTGTTCAGAGCAACTTGGAGGGTCTCGGCTCACGCTCCCAGCTCGCCATGTTGCTGTTTGAGCAAGAACAAGGAAACAGCACTTGAAAACACCGGTGAACTTGTGTTTACAAGGAGCTCGTGTTTCGACTTATAAGTTGACCCTTGAAGACAGTCCATGATTTGGGCTGTGGTTACATATGTGACCCTGCCTGACATTCCCCATCTTTTCTCTGTGCATCGAGGGTCATTCGGTTTAGCTagttttgaaaaatgaatgcaGTACATTCCGAATGAAACCCGTACTCAAATGTTTACAATGCTTGTCCGTGCAGATGAGTTTCTAGAACCAAATGATTTTTGCTACTCGATCAAACAGAGCCTTGACGTAGGGCAGGCTTCTCtacaacatccagcagacacaggGCTCGAGTCACTCTCTTATTCCAGAATACACTGGGATTTAATCCGGTTTGGGTCTTTAACTCCTGGAAGAAATTTCTTCTGTTCAACCAGTTTGTGTTGAGGAGGTAATGTACAAAATGATTTTCAGATGCTGTGCTGGTATAGCTGCTTATAGTTTTGTTTGAGTTGAGAGGGGTGTTGGTTGCCTCGCATCGGGATCGGTAGTACGAGCAGCACATTTTATAGAATGTCCTTTGATTTGATAATAATATCAAAGATATCGTTGAATGGAGCGCCAATGTAAAGCTCTAATAGATATGTATTAATATATTGCTCCACAGGTTGTGTGGGGAACTgaaatgtcaagcttttgatatTTACTGATTTTACAAGTATATACAAAAGCGCATCTTTCTATTTGTGCCTTGACACTGACTATATATGGTGACTGTTTTGTGATGTTACACAGTTTCGCTGTTCACCCTTTCAGGTGATGCACAGTGGATGTTTTTTCATGATCAATCTTAGGTATTGTTACAACATGCACGGCTGTTTCGATGGCTTTTGCATAGATGGGAGATTAAATGGATTGTCAGTTAATCGTATTTTTTCATGGAGATATTATGATCAACCATCCACAGGTTGTGTTAGTGCCTCGAAGCAATTTCTTGAAAGTATCATCTGTTAGTCTTCAAAGGTAATAGTTAAGTTAAAGACGAGTGTTTTCCAGTATAATGCTGCAAGAAAATTTACATGCAGGAGGCAAAGAACAAATATAAATCATGGGGCGAAAAAACTCACCTCAGTGAATGTCTGAGGTGATTGCAGTGGTGTGTCATTTTGTCCTCATTGAagtcaagtggtactttttaaaGCAGAATTTAATTAGTTTAGAAAATTGAGACGAatgtattctgtatttttccACGTCACCAAGCATAGCAGACAGTTTTCTACTTTTTAAAGATGTTCCAAAGTATTTTGGACTGCATTGTTAAAGATATTGTAAGTTATTGAACGCTGCCTCCAGAAAATGGTTGCTTTTTCTCCCAGTTGCAGTGCAGTTCCAGTGGGAGGCCTTTTTCTACATTATTGAGTGAGGGTGGAGGTAGCAGTACTGGACACCAGAAAGTTATTAGTATATTATAATGTGCAATATTAAAGATAACGTAACTATATGGATGTCCGATGGAGGACGGGACTTTTAATATTCATTTTGCTGCAAGTCCAGCAGTGTGTTTATCACAATACTGTATGACATTACATCAAGTACGACTCATGCTTTTTGTTCAATGTTAGGTAAATACACTGTAATTTGTTTTGACAAGAGACCTTTTTATGTATTCTGCTGACACTAGACACTTTTCATCATCACTTTGAAATACATAAAATCAAGGCAAGtccttttatttaactttaattGGATCAAAGTATACGGTGGAAACGCTACATCCACAGTGGTGGTCCTCAGCAGTGTTTCCTGCCAAGTGAACAAAGACTATAGAGGTCAGTTcttgttgaattttttttttttgtacattcatTTTCAAACGCATCTCTTTCTTCACGAGAGCAGTTTTTTTCACCGCGACAGTGCTCCAGCTGACATTAATATGAATGTTCACCTTGATTCTTTAAAATACActaaataatgtgcaaaattGGAAACTGAATCTTCCAAGAAACCACTGTGAAAGACGGAGGGCTGAGAATTACAATATGAAGTTACTGTGGTGATCTGCGTCGTCATTGCTTTCTGTCGACGCCAGGATCTTAAAATTTAAGCGAGCGTGGCAGATTAATCACCCCATGTTGTTAACACGGCCGCCATCGCTGAGCGGAGTCTCTGAGTATTTTGTCCATAACTTATTTATCTGTCATTTCTCGATGAATTATGCAGATTCTGAATACTTCTGCACTAACAGAGGCTTTCATGACATTCTCTGTACatgtataaatgttttatagacTCTATTTTTAAGCCTTTTCTAGCTTTATTTACACTGCAATtgacatttcattgttttttggtgaccaaatgaaacctATACTGTATCTGACTTTATATTTTGTTCCTTGAAAATCACGTCGTTTGACAatttaaatgtgtatatttcactttcaattgagtttttttttttttttaaaaaaagcagtcAAATACATAggcttctttttaaaatttccATTGATGTGTGGACCTGTTGgtttacattattttttatctatGTGGGTACTAGTATAACCAAAGCAATACGTTTTAATAAATGTTCACCACATTTAAATATGTGCTGTAATTCCCAATGAACTGTGAATTATTGTAATTTTTAATAAAGAATATTTGAATATAAACATCTC from Sparus aurata chromosome 9, fSpaAur1.1, whole genome shotgun sequence encodes:
- the chpfa gene encoding chondroitin sulfate synthase 2, whose translation is MFKEDASSSPLKVDVDTAARRQTRCSVEPPRTRKPVRTPCGSDAARGGETVRTGGSQPTHKMRFSAFVSVLRSVGPVVIGISLGFTLSLLSVNWTEEACYLDGKNAGDVTLGQDGQLKGARKPNSISTVNDAESEEDFEPRIVPYKQVQQSAPKKVFRAKYISTELGMRERLFVGVLTSKNTINTLGVAVNRTISHHLDTVVFFTGMRNRKVPHGMFVVSHGDERLIWNMFQNIKYILDHYINEYDWFYFVQDDAYTEADRIKSLVDHLSMDREVYMGSPEEFIGGEMEGKYCYGGFGYLLSRTLLLRLQPFLENCRNDILSARPDEWLGRCIIDYTNTNCVSEYEGLRYHHYELGKNSDPSKEQNEQFKNALTVHPVSDPEQMYRLHRFFSEIELQKTYDEIAKLQAEIKNVSVVAFEGNRSAQWPVGINPPFEPKSRFEVLKWEYFTEEEIYSCIDGSPKCELRGIDRMDVADVIDVAMGELNKKYKPVLHLKKQQLINGYRRFDPTRGMEYTLDLQLEVVNQKGHSRSITKRVHLVRPLSRIEIIPMPYVTEATRVHIIIPLTLQDRSYVNHFLEVFASNAFETSENAILTFLFIYDPVEAQQVNQNDIFASVKTQINAYERKYPTVKIPWISVKTETPSQIKFMDIISKKHPVDTLFFLANANTNMNSEFLNRCRMNSINNWQVFFPVHFQDFKPDVAYHNQEHPVTVDLVRDAGHFDRRAFEEACFYNSDYMATRTRMVTDVQENEEILETLDIYDMFVKYSGLHVFRAVEPALHQKYSYQACNPRLSEDIYHRCVQSNLEGLGSRSQLAMLLFEQEQGNST